From Denitrovibrio acetiphilus DSM 12809, the proteins below share one genomic window:
- the cmk gene encoding (d)CMP kinase, with protein sequence MIIAVDGPAGSGKSTVSKEVAKRLGITFLDSGALYRTCAYIKLTHKMSDEELIRTVRNAKMAFSKDGSLNLTINDKTENVSGKIRTPQVAEAVSSVAAMPEIREAVTNQLRQMSETDSVIMDGRDIGTCVFPNADYKFYLSASSLERAKRRMKDYEAQGIEMSINELVREIDERDRKDSEREHAPLKKADDAIEIDTTHLTIEEVISIIAAKTTN encoded by the coding sequence ATGATAATCGCAGTGGACGGCCCCGCAGGAAGCGGAAAAAGCACAGTCAGCAAAGAAGTAGCCAAAAGACTCGGCATTACTTTCCTTGATTCCGGTGCTCTCTACAGAACCTGTGCATACATAAAACTGACACATAAGATGTCAGATGAAGAGCTGATCCGAACTGTGCGCAATGCGAAAATGGCGTTCAGCAAAGACGGCTCCCTTAACCTCACCATAAATGACAAAACAGAAAATGTAAGCGGAAAGATCCGTACACCGCAGGTTGCGGAAGCTGTAAGCAGCGTCGCCGCCATGCCGGAGATAAGAGAAGCCGTCACAAACCAGCTCCGGCAAATGTCAGAAACAGATTCCGTTATTATGGACGGCAGAGACATAGGAACCTGCGTCTTTCCCAATGCTGATTATAAATTTTACCTCTCTGCTTCTTCTCTCGAACGTGCAAAACGCAGGATGAAAGATTATGAAGCGCAAGGTATCGAAATGAGCATAAATGAACTTGTGCGTGAAATAGACGAAAGAGACCGCAAGGACTCCGAAAGAGAGCACGCACCCCTCAAAAAAGCTGACGATGCCATTGAAATCGACACAACCCACTTGACAATAGAAGAAGTTATATCAATAATAGCCGCTAAGACAACTAACTGA
- the aroA gene encoding 3-phosphoshikimate 1-carboxyvinyltransferase, whose product MKKFKKVKSIKGTVRVPSDKSISHRSFMLLSMAKGRGRVIDPLLSADTKATMAAMRAVGVQFEETVNGFVITSDGYQNFKEPSDVIDCMNSGTSARLLTGVFAPTNKYYVLTGDNSMRKRPMDRVILPLTEMGAKFAARDNGSKLPLTILPSVTNPVELTASTKSAQVKSAILLAGVQTEGVTTYTEKAVTRNHTEIMLSALGANLTVDGLKISVEGAADLRSIDVVVPGDFSSAAFFLGGTLMFDNSELILENVGLNPTRSGMLNVLTQMGVKYEIDSERGGAEKLGDICIKSQSFEGCTIDGDIVANMIDELPMVATLGLFANSPVTIRNAKELRVKESDRIEATLYNLRQLGAEVEEYEDGMKVYPIKSVNDKAELKAFDDHRMAMIAIMLAKRFGGNITVDDMQCVDVSFPTFIETFESLEQ is encoded by the coding sequence ATGAAGAAATTTAAAAAAGTTAAAAGCATAAAGGGGACTGTCAGAGTCCCTTCTGATAAATCCATCAGTCACAGATCGTTCATGCTCCTCTCCATGGCAAAAGGGCGTGGGCGCGTCATAGATCCGCTTCTTTCAGCAGACACGAAAGCAACAATGGCTGCCATGCGGGCTGTCGGAGTTCAGTTCGAAGAGACTGTTAATGGTTTCGTAATTACATCAGACGGATATCAGAATTTCAAAGAACCGTCAGATGTTATCGACTGTATGAACTCCGGTACCTCAGCGAGACTCCTCACTGGTGTTTTCGCCCCTACTAATAAATATTACGTGCTCACCGGAGACAACTCTATGCGTAAACGCCCCATGGACAGGGTCATACTCCCCCTGACAGAGATGGGTGCGAAATTTGCGGCCAGAGACAACGGGAGCAAACTCCCCCTCACTATCCTCCCGTCTGTAACAAACCCTGTTGAACTTACAGCCTCAACAAAAAGTGCACAGGTAAAAAGTGCAATCCTGCTTGCTGGTGTGCAGACAGAAGGGGTTACAACATATACGGAGAAGGCTGTCACCAGAAACCATACAGAAATAATGCTCTCTGCACTCGGTGCAAATCTTACTGTTGATGGTCTTAAGATATCTGTTGAAGGGGCTGCTGACCTTCGCAGCATTGATGTCGTCGTTCCTGGAGATTTTTCATCCGCTGCTTTTTTCCTAGGTGGAACTTTAATGTTCGACAACTCTGAGCTGATACTTGAAAATGTCGGTCTTAACCCTACAAGGAGCGGGATGCTGAATGTTCTCACACAAATGGGTGTAAAATACGAAATAGACAGTGAACGTGGCGGGGCAGAGAAACTCGGCGATATCTGCATCAAATCCCAGTCCTTTGAAGGATGCACCATAGACGGCGACATAGTCGCAAATATGATAGACGAACTGCCTATGGTGGCAACGCTCGGACTGTTCGCTAACTCTCCGGTTACGATAAGAAATGCAAAAGAACTCCGCGTTAAGGAGTCAGACAGGATAGAGGCAACATTATACAACCTTCGCCAGCTTGGCGCAGAGGTTGAAGAATACGAAGACGGCATGAAAGTTTACCCTATCAAATCAGTAAATGACAAAGCAGAGCTTAAGGCTTTCGATGACCACAGAATGGCTATGATAGCAATCATGCTTGCGAAAAGATTTGGCGGGAACATCACTGTTGACGATATGCAGTGTGTGGATGTATCATTCCCGACCTTCATAGAAACATTTGAAAGCCTGGAGCAGTAA
- a CDS encoding prephenate dehydrogenase: MMFKHIAFAGLGLIGGSLALSFAERGVKLSAYDLNTDTLAKAVKTGLFEYATDDIDELLSLDFDLLYICLPVRSACEFITELGRRKFTKPVTDASSTKADVAGAAKQAGITFCGGHPIAGKEVSGFTNAEAGLFKGAYHILTPLSPEFDTQALRELHEAAGMKVTIMEPEQHDRTFGLVSHLPHITAFAMVQTVSAVDIDALNYTGAGFKDFSRIAASDPRMWTDIFLENDKNMIDLIDSYIAEMERWKNAIQNSDEKAMYQMIEHAAELRRRLS, from the coding sequence ATGATGTTCAAACATATAGCATTTGCAGGGCTGGGACTGATAGGCGGTTCACTCGCCCTCTCTTTCGCCGAAAGAGGCGTCAAGCTCTCTGCATATGACCTGAATACTGACACTCTCGCAAAGGCTGTTAAAACCGGGCTTTTCGAATATGCCACAGACGATATAGACGAGCTCTTGTCTCTGGATTTCGACCTGCTATACATATGCCTGCCTGTTAGGTCGGCATGTGAGTTTATAACAGAACTTGGCAGAAGAAAGTTCACAAAGCCCGTTACCGATGCCAGCAGCACCAAAGCTGATGTCGCAGGTGCAGCAAAACAGGCGGGAATAACCTTCTGCGGAGGTCACCCGATCGCAGGCAAAGAGGTGTCTGGTTTTACTAACGCAGAAGCCGGACTTTTCAAAGGTGCATACCACATATTAACACCTCTTTCACCGGAGTTCGACACGCAGGCTCTGCGGGAACTTCATGAAGCTGCCGGAATGAAAGTAACCATAATGGAACCGGAACAACACGACAGAACATTTGGTCTGGTGAGCCATCTGCCTCACATAACAGCCTTCGCTATGGTTCAGACAGTCTCCGCTGTAGACATAGACGCTCTCAACTATACCGGCGCTGGTTTTAAGGATTTCTCACGGATAGCCGCAAGCGACCCGAGGATGTGGACAGACATCTTTCTTGAAAACGACAAAAACATGATCGATCTCATAGACAGCTACATTGCAGAGATGGAACGCTGGAAAAATGCCATACAGAACTCGGACGAAAAAGCAATGTACCAGATGATAGAGCATGCAGCAGAACTCAGGAGAAGACTTTCATGA
- the aroF gene encoding 3-deoxy-7-phosphoheptulonate synthase, with the protein MIIVFKKGTEKENIANVQKKLESYGFKVHLSEGVETTIMGAIGDESTLRDKPLSSFPGVEKVVPIVKPYKLVSKDFRKEDTVIDVKGIKLGGGNVVVMAGPCSVEGRDMLFEIAGRASKAGAKILRGGAFKPRTSPYAFQGLGEEGLKYLREAADAHGMLVITELMDPRDIDLICKYTDIIQIGARNMQNFRLLRDLGELRKPVMLKRGLCATMKELLMAAEYVAAGGNNEIILCERGIRTFETETRNTLDLSAIPVLKSLTHLPVVADPSHGTGRRDCILPMSQAAVAAGADGIIVEVHNCPEEAMSDGDQSILPDDFDILMKRIDIIAQTIGKTLNK; encoded by the coding sequence ATGATTATTGTATTTAAAAAAGGTACAGAGAAAGAAAATATCGCAAACGTCCAGAAAAAACTGGAGAGCTATGGTTTTAAAGTACACCTGTCTGAGGGTGTGGAAACAACTATCATGGGCGCTATCGGTGACGAATCAACTCTGCGAGACAAGCCACTATCATCTTTCCCCGGCGTGGAAAAGGTCGTCCCTATCGTCAAACCTTATAAGCTCGTGAGTAAAGACTTCCGCAAGGAAGACACAGTAATAGATGTCAAAGGCATCAAACTGGGCGGTGGTAACGTTGTAGTAATGGCTGGTCCGTGCTCTGTTGAAGGTCGGGACATGTTATTTGAAATAGCAGGGCGTGCCAGCAAAGCGGGAGCAAAGATACTCCGCGGCGGAGCTTTCAAACCTAGAACATCTCCATACGCCTTTCAGGGACTCGGAGAAGAAGGGCTTAAATATCTGCGTGAGGCTGCTGATGCTCACGGAATGCTCGTCATAACTGAGCTTATGGATCCGAGAGACATAGACCTTATATGTAAATACACCGACATTATACAGATAGGTGCAAGAAACATGCAGAACTTCAGACTTCTGCGTGATCTTGGCGAACTCAGAAAACCTGTCATGCTGAAACGCGGACTCTGCGCCACAATGAAAGAACTGCTTATGGCTGCTGAGTATGTGGCAGCAGGCGGAAATAACGAAATTATACTTTGTGAAAGGGGTATCAGAACATTCGAGACAGAGACAAGAAACACTCTCGACCTGTCCGCCATACCTGTTCTGAAAAGCCTGACCCACCTCCCAGTAGTTGCAGACCCAAGCCACGGCACAGGACGCAGAGACTGTATTCTGCCGATGTCACAGGCGGCTGTTGCCGCTGGCGCTGACGGTATTATCGTAGAAGTACACAACTGCCCCGAAGAGGCTATGAGTGACGGTGATCAGTCCATACTTCCTGATGATTTCGACATCCTTATGAAGCGTATAGACATTATCGCACAAACCATAGGTAAGACTCTGAACAAATGA
- the hisC gene encoding histidinol-phosphate transaminase, translated as MIDYSKLAGQSISALTPYKPGKPVKELERELGVTNSVKLASNENPLGCSPKVIAALNEFMPEISRYPLGDAFYLRKAVSEHYGISGDRLLFGTGSNEIIELAIRTFLAEDECVLSPSPSFSVYGIISQAAGKSCKWVPVNDAFKCDFEALANAITDKTRMVFLANPNNPTGEYFTAEELEAFMQKVPEDVIVVMDEAYIEYADAPDFPDTLKMLDKYKNMFLMRTFSKAYGLAALRAGFVIACEEAIDMMNRVRQPFNTNMAAQVAAEAAIKDQTHLKAVLAENQRGKEFLYSEFEKLGLKYVPTQANFILVNVGNGEKVFDNLLKQGVIVRFFGSGLAEWIRVSIGTMEENAIFIEKLKEVL; from the coding sequence ATGATAGATTACTCTAAACTCGCAGGTCAAAGTATTTCAGCGTTGACACCTTACAAACCAGGTAAACCGGTAAAAGAGCTGGAACGTGAACTGGGAGTTACGAACTCTGTAAAACTCGCATCCAACGAAAACCCTCTCGGCTGTTCGCCAAAGGTTATCGCAGCGCTTAACGAATTTATGCCGGAGATATCCAGATACCCTCTGGGTGACGCATTTTATCTTCGTAAAGCTGTTTCCGAGCACTACGGCATATCCGGCGACAGACTCCTTTTCGGCACAGGCTCTAACGAAATAATAGAACTTGCTATACGCACATTTCTAGCAGAAGACGAATGTGTTCTCAGCCCTTCGCCATCTTTCTCTGTCTATGGGATAATATCCCAGGCAGCGGGTAAATCCTGCAAATGGGTTCCTGTTAATGATGCATTCAAATGCGACTTTGAGGCTCTGGCTAACGCCATAACTGATAAAACACGCATGGTATTCCTCGCTAATCCTAACAACCCCACAGGCGAATATTTCACTGCGGAAGAGCTTGAGGCATTTATGCAGAAAGTTCCTGAGGATGTAATAGTTGTCATGGATGAGGCATATATCGAATACGCCGATGCACCTGATTTCCCTGACACTCTGAAGATGCTGGACAAATATAAAAACATGTTCCTCATGAGAACATTCTCCAAAGCATACGGGCTGGCAGCTCTGCGTGCAGGGTTTGTAATAGCCTGTGAAGAGGCTATCGACATGATGAACCGTGTTCGCCAGCCTTTTAATACTAATATGGCTGCGCAGGTCGCTGCCGAAGCTGCTATAAAAGACCAAACTCACCTGAAAGCTGTTCTTGCAGAAAACCAGAGAGGAAAAGAATTCCTCTACAGCGAATTCGAAAAGCTCGGTCTTAAGTATGTGCCTACTCAGGCAAATTTCATCCTTGTTAATGTCGGCAACGGCGAAAAGGTATTTGACAACCTTCTTAAACAGGGAGTAATTGTACGTTTCTTCGGCTCAGGACTCGCTGAGTGGATCCGTGTTTCAATCGGAACAATGGAAGAGAACGCAATATTTATTGAAAAACTGAAAGAAGTCCTCTAA
- the pheA gene encoding prephenate dehydratase: MKELDTHRINIDTIDKEILELLNKRAKEAMSIGEIKKAEGAPLYVPSREKKIFERLTSINSGPFPNDALKAVFREIISASLSLEEVQKVGYLGPEGTFTNLAALKQFGLSAELVPVRTIPEVFDNVERGRMGFGIVPVENSLEGVVNHTLDTFVTSHLKISGEIFLEVTHNLMNRSGDIGDIKHIYSHIQAIGQCRKWLAENCPNIPVQEVESTAKAAEMASRDDSTAAIASEMAVLKYSLRFVERSIEDNSSNYTRFLIIGDFEPLPTGNDKTSIVFAAAHKAGSLYEVLSIFARKNINMTKIESRPSRQKAWEYVFFVDLDGHKDDEPIAEALNELIEHTAFVKVLGSYPKGEK, from the coding sequence ATGAAAGAACTAGATACTCACAGAATAAATATCGATACCATCGACAAAGAGATACTGGAACTCCTCAACAAGCGTGCAAAAGAGGCTATGTCCATCGGCGAAATAAAAAAAGCCGAAGGTGCTCCTCTTTATGTGCCATCCAGAGAGAAAAAGATATTCGAAAGACTTACAAGCATAAATAGCGGTCCCTTCCCAAATGATGCACTTAAGGCTGTCTTTCGCGAAATAATATCCGCCTCCCTCTCTCTTGAGGAAGTGCAAAAGGTCGGCTACCTCGGTCCTGAGGGAACCTTCACAAACCTAGCAGCGTTGAAACAATTCGGACTTTCCGCAGAGCTTGTGCCTGTGCGTACTATTCCAGAAGTTTTCGATAATGTGGAAAGGGGTCGCATGGGGTTTGGGATAGTCCCTGTGGAGAACTCGCTGGAAGGGGTGGTAAACCACACGCTGGACACCTTTGTAACCAGCCACCTAAAAATAAGCGGTGAGATATTCCTTGAAGTCACACATAACCTGATGAACAGATCCGGCGACATTGGGGATATCAAACACATATACTCCCATATTCAGGCCATTGGTCAGTGTCGGAAATGGCTTGCAGAAAACTGCCCGAACATCCCTGTCCAAGAGGTTGAATCCACTGCAAAAGCAGCAGAGATGGCATCCCGTGACGATTCTACGGCAGCTATCGCAAGCGAAATGGCAGTGCTTAAATACTCGCTGCGCTTTGTGGAAAGAAGCATAGAGGACAACTCCAGCAATTACACACGTTTCCTTATTATAGGAGACTTTGAACCTCTTCCCACCGGCAACGACAAAACATCTATAGTATTTGCTGCCGCCCATAAAGCCGGCTCTCTTTACGAAGTTCTTTCTATATTTGCCAGAAAAAATATTAATATGACTAAAATAGAATCCCGTCCATCACGTCAAAAAGCGTGGGAATACGTGTTTTTCGTTGATCTGGACGGACATAAAGACGACGAACCGATTGCAGAAGCCCTGAACGAACTGATAGAGCATACTGCATTTGTTAAAGTTCTCGGTTCATATCCTAAGGGGGAAAAATGA